The Sagittula sp. P11 genome window below encodes:
- a CDS encoding D-alanine--D-alanine ligase has product MSSRTLPKVAVLKGGPSAEREVSLVSGRECAAALRGEGYEVIELDAGPDVVERLKEIAPDVVFNALHGRWGEDGCIQGLLEWLRLPYTHSGVLASSLAIDKEKTKVAYRTAGLPVAESFLATKAEVMAAHVMPPPYVVKPYNEGSSVGVYLVHEEANGPPVLDDKMPERVMVEQFVPGRELTATVMGGRALGVTEILTDGWYDYDAKYKEGGSRHICPAELPQEINDACMDYALRAHEAIGCRGVSRTDFRWDDTQGLAGLRLLETNTQPGMTPTSLSPEHGQLAGMSFGQFCAWMVEDASCDR; this is encoded by the coding sequence ATGTCGAGCAGGACACTCCCGAAAGTGGCGGTGCTCAAAGGCGGACCCTCGGCGGAGCGCGAGGTTTCGCTGGTTTCCGGACGGGAATGTGCCGCCGCTCTGAGGGGCGAAGGGTACGAGGTGATCGAACTGGACGCGGGGCCGGATGTGGTCGAACGTCTGAAGGAGATCGCCCCGGACGTGGTTTTCAACGCATTGCACGGGCGCTGGGGCGAGGATGGCTGCATCCAGGGCCTCCTGGAGTGGCTTCGGCTGCCCTATACGCATTCCGGCGTGCTGGCCTCGTCGCTGGCCATCGACAAGGAAAAGACGAAGGTGGCCTATCGGACGGCGGGCCTTCCGGTTGCGGAAAGTTTTCTCGCGACCAAGGCGGAGGTCATGGCGGCGCACGTCATGCCGCCGCCCTACGTGGTCAAGCCCTACAACGAGGGATCGTCGGTCGGCGTCTACCTCGTCCACGAGGAGGCCAACGGGCCGCCGGTGCTGGACGACAAGATGCCCGAGCGGGTCATGGTCGAACAGTTCGTGCCGGGGCGGGAGCTGACCGCGACCGTCATGGGCGGGCGCGCGCTTGGCGTGACGGAGATCCTGACCGACGGCTGGTACGACTACGACGCGAAGTACAAGGAGGGCGGGTCGCGGCACATCTGCCCGGCGGAGCTGCCGCAGGAGATCAACGACGCCTGCATGGACTACGCGCTGCGCGCCCACGAGGCGATCGGCTGCCGGGGCGTGTCGCGCACCGATTTCCGCTGGGACGACACGCAGGGGCTGGCCGGGCTGCGGCTTCTGGAGACCAACACCCAGCCGGGGATGACGCCGACCTCGCTGTCGCCGGAACACGGGCAGCTTGCCGGCATGAGCTTTGGCCAGTTCTGCGCATGGATGGTGGAGGATGCCTCATGCGACAGATAA
- a CDS encoding cell division protein FtsQ/DivIB has translation MRQINVPETDTGMARLDPRMSRMKYRLERLMLTPLFRFSLRVVLPFALAFGGVTAWFSVEANRTAFTLMVADVQAAVQNRPEFQVKLMAIDGATEAVAEAIRAELALNLPMSSFDIDLDEMQLKAGALDAVKKVDLRIRQGGVLQIDVVERVPAVLWRGPEGLVMLDETGMTVGPAASRAERVDLPVIAGEAAEEAVPEALRLWAVAGPLKERLRGFERIGARRWDVVLDRDQRIMLPDKGAVQALERVIAMAMAPQVDLLARDLVAVDLRLPRRPTIRMSEHATEEMWRIKLIEAGQQ, from the coding sequence ATGCGACAGATAAACGTGCCCGAGACCGACACCGGAATGGCGCGGCTGGACCCGCGCATGAGCCGGATGAAGTACCGGCTGGAGCGGCTGATGCTGACGCCGCTGTTCCGCTTTTCGCTGCGGGTGGTGCTGCCCTTCGCGCTGGCCTTTGGCGGCGTGACGGCGTGGTTCTCGGTCGAGGCGAACCGCACGGCCTTTACCTTGATGGTGGCGGACGTGCAGGCGGCGGTGCAGAACCGCCCGGAATTCCAGGTGAAGCTGATGGCGATCGACGGCGCGACCGAGGCGGTGGCCGAGGCGATCCGCGCGGAACTGGCGCTGAACCTGCCAATGTCGAGCTTCGACATCGATCTGGACGAGATGCAGCTGAAGGCGGGGGCACTGGACGCGGTCAAGAAGGTCGACCTGCGCATCCGGCAGGGCGGCGTCCTGCAGATCGACGTGGTGGAACGTGTGCCGGCGGTGCTGTGGCGCGGCCCCGAGGGGCTGGTGATGCTGGACGAGACCGGCATGACGGTCGGCCCGGCGGCGTCGCGGGCGGAACGCGTGGACCTGCCGGTGATCGCGGGCGAGGCAGCGGAAGAGGCGGTGCCCGAGGCGCTGCGTCTCTGGGCCGTGGCCGGGCCGCTGAAGGAGCGTCTGCGCGGGTTCGAACGGATCGGCGCACGGCGCTGGGACGTGGTCCTCGACCGCGACCAGCGGATCATGCTGCCCGACAAGGGGGCCGTGCAGGCCCTCGAACGGGTGATCGCGATGGCGATGGCGCCGCAGGTGGACCTGCTGGCGCGCGACCTCGTGGCGGTGGATCTGCGGCTGCCCCGGCGGCCGACGATCCGGATGAGCGAACATGCCACCGAAGAGATGTGGCGTATCAAGTTGATAGAGGCAGGCCAGCAATGA
- the ftsA gene encoding cell division protein FtsA: MIELYESQRAMRNMRRAAMQRGVIAILDVGTSKIACLVLRFDGTETRDDGIGPLAGQSGFRVIGAATTRSRGVRFGEISAMGETERAIRTAVQAAQKMAGIRVDHVIAAFSGADPRSYGLAGQVEVMGVTVDEQDVARVLSACDVPDFGHGREVLHAQPVNFALDHRSGLIDPRGQIGTELSCDMHMLTVDAQAIQNLAHCVKRCDLELAGLASSAYVSGIAALVEDEQELGSACIDMGGGTTGISIFIKKHMIYSDSVRMGGDHVTSDISMGLQVPMATAERIKTFYGGVEATGMDDREMIECGGETGDWEHDRRTVSRAELIGIMRPRVEEILEEVRVRLDAAGFDHLPSQQIVLTGAASQIPGLDGLASKILRQQVRLGRPLRVHGLPQAATGPGFAGAVGLCLFAAHPQDEWWDFEIPVDRYPARSFKRAVQWFRDNW; this comes from the coding sequence ATGATCGAACTGTACGAGTCCCAGCGGGCGATGCGGAACATGCGTCGCGCGGCGATGCAGCGGGGTGTGATCGCCATCCTGGATGTGGGCACGTCCAAGATCGCCTGCCTCGTCCTGCGGTTCGACGGCACGGAAACGCGCGACGACGGCATCGGGCCGCTGGCCGGTCAGTCCGGGTTCCGGGTGATCGGCGCGGCCACCACACGGTCGCGCGGCGTCCGCTTCGGCGAGATCAGCGCCATGGGCGAGACCGAGCGCGCGATCCGCACCGCCGTGCAGGCGGCGCAGAAGATGGCGGGCATCCGGGTCGACCACGTGATCGCGGCATTCTCGGGCGCCGATCCGCGCAGCTACGGGCTGGCCGGGCAGGTGGAGGTGATGGGTGTCACCGTCGACGAGCAGGACGTGGCCCGGGTGCTCTCGGCCTGCGACGTGCCGGACTTCGGCCACGGCCGCGAGGTGCTGCACGCGCAGCCGGTGAACTTCGCGCTGGACCACCGTTCCGGCCTGATCGACCCGCGCGGGCAGATCGGCACGGAGCTGTCCTGCGACATGCACATGCTGACGGTCGACGCGCAGGCGATCCAGAACCTCGCGCATTGCGTGAAGCGCTGTGACCTCGAACTCGCCGGGCTTGCGTCCTCGGCTTATGTGTCGGGCATCGCGGCGTTGGTGGAGGACGAGCAGGAGCTGGGCTCTGCCTGCATCGACATGGGCGGCGGCACGACCGGCATCTCGATCTTCATCAAGAAGCACATGATCTATTCCGACAGCGTGCGGATGGGCGGGGACCACGTGACCTCGGACATCTCCATGGGGCTGCAGGTGCCGATGGCGACCGCCGAGCGGATCAAGACCTTCTACGGCGGCGTCGAGGCCACCGGCATGGACGACCGCGAGATGATCGAGTGCGGCGGCGAGACCGGCGACTGGGAACACGACCGCCGGACGGTGAGCCGGGCGGAACTGATCGGCATCATGCGGCCGCGCGTCGAGGAGATCCTCGAGGAGGTGCGGGTGCGGCTGGACGCGGCGGGCTTCGACCATCTGCCGTCGCAGCAGATCGTGCTGACCGGCGCGGCCTCGCAGATCCCGGGGCTGGACGGTCTGGCGTCGAAGATCCTGCGTCAGCAGGTGCGGCTGGGCCGTCCGCTGCGGGTGCACGGGCTGCCGCAGGCGGCGACGGGTCCGGGGTTCGCCGGGGCCGTGGGCCTGTGCCTCTTCGCGGCGCATCCGCAGGACGAATGGTGGGATTTCGAGATCCCCGTGGACCGTTACCCGGCACGCTCCTTCAAGCGCGCCGTCCAGTGGTTCCGCGACAACTGGTGA
- the ftsZ gene encoding cell division protein FtsZ yields MALNLSMPGQDELKPRITVFGVGGAGGNAVNNMIEKNLEGVDFVVANTDAQALQQSMSQSRIQLGVKVTEGLGAGARASVGAAAAEESIEQIVDHLAGAHMCFITAGMGGGTGTGAAPIIAQAARELGVLTVGVVTKPFQFEGAKRMRQAEEGVETLQKMVDTLIIIPNQNLFRLANEKTTFTEAFSMADDVLYQGVKGVTDLMVRPGLINLDFADVRAVMDEMGKAMMGTGEAEGEDRAIQAAEKAIANPLLDEISLKGAKGVLINITGGADLTLFELDEAANRIREEVDQDANIIVGSTLDEGMGGLMRVSVVATGIDASDNVGDMPVPRRKLSQPLRQQEAEAAPAPAPQQRAPEQVVAQTAPAAQPVQAPLFGELDAERAAAQDEMEDIFEDEAQTPAAPAMQDDGLPPPAYQPQVADFRPQPDSIEADPNDFIAPRKPAPGVPSPDTLDRLKAAAARTREETVRQHGAIPAHASEEKPRFSVNSLIGRMTGHGSENAQPQQQPARRQPPMQAQRPAPAPAPEADPEEDRIEIPAFLRRQAN; encoded by the coding sequence ATGGCACTGAACCTATCCATGCCCGGACAGGATGAATTGAAGCCGCGCATCACGGTCTTTGGCGTGGGCGGGGCAGGCGGCAACGCTGTCAACAACATGATCGAAAAGAACCTCGAAGGCGTGGACTTCGTGGTGGCCAACACCGACGCACAGGCGCTGCAGCAGAGCATGTCTCAAAGCCGCATCCAGCTGGGCGTGAAGGTGACCGAGGGCCTTGGCGCAGGGGCGCGGGCATCGGTCGGCGCGGCGGCCGCCGAGGAGTCGATCGAACAGATCGTGGATCACCTCGCCGGCGCTCACATGTGCTTCATCACGGCGGGCATGGGCGGCGGCACCGGGACGGGTGCGGCGCCGATCATCGCTCAGGCAGCACGTGAACTTGGCGTGCTAACCGTCGGCGTTGTCACGAAACCTTTCCAGTTCGAAGGCGCCAAGCGGATGCGCCAGGCAGAGGAAGGCGTCGAGACGCTGCAGAAGATGGTCGACACGCTGATCATCATCCCGAACCAGAACCTCTTCCGGCTCGCCAACGAGAAGACGACCTTCACCGAGGCGTTCTCGATGGCCGACGACGTGCTGTATCAGGGCGTCAAGGGCGTGACCGACCTGATGGTCCGTCCGGGCCTCATCAACCTCGACTTCGCCGACGTGCGCGCGGTCATGGACGAGATGGGCAAGGCGATGATGGGCACCGGCGAGGCCGAGGGCGAAGATCGCGCGATCCAGGCGGCCGAGAAGGCCATAGCGAACCCGCTGCTGGACGAGATCAGCCTCAAGGGCGCCAAGGGCGTGCTGATCAACATCACCGGCGGCGCGGACCTGACCCTGTTCGAACTGGACGAGGCGGCGAACCGCATCCGCGAGGAAGTGGACCAGGACGCCAACATCATCGTCGGCTCGACGCTGGACGAAGGCATGGGCGGCCTGATGCGCGTGTCGGTCGTGGCGACCGGCATCGATGCGTCGGACAACGTCGGCGACATGCCGGTGCCGCGCCGCAAGCTGTCCCAGCCGCTGCGCCAGCAGGAAGCGGAAGCCGCACCGGCCCCCGCTCCGCAGCAGCGCGCCCCGGAGCAGGTCGTCGCACAGACGGCGCCCGCAGCGCAGCCTGTGCAGGCGCCGCTGTTCGGTGAGCTGGACGCAGAGCGCGCCGCAGCCCAGGACGAGATGGAAGACATCTTCGAGGACGAGGCGCAGACCCCGGCCGCCCCGGCGATGCAGGACGACGGCCTTCCGCCGCCGGCCTACCAGCCGCAGGTCGCCGATTTCCGTCCGCAGCCGGACAGCATCGAAGCCGATCCGAACGATTTCATCGCACCGCGCAAGCCCGCCCCGGGCGTGCCGAGCCCGGACACGCTGGACCGCCTGAAGGCGGCCGCCGCCCGGACCCGCGAAGAGACTGTCCGCCAGCACGGCGCCATCCCGGCGCATGCGTCGGAGGAGAAGCCGCGCTTCAGCGTCAACTCTCTGATCGGCCGGATGACCGGGCACGGCTCCGAGAACGCGCAGCCGCAACAGCAGCCGGCACGCCGCCAGCCGCCGATGCAGGCGCAGCGTCCCGCTCCGGCCCCGGCGCCCGAGGCCGATCCGGAAGAAGATCGCATCGAGATCCCGGCCTTCCTGCGCCGCCAGGCGAACTGA
- the lpxC gene encoding UDP-3-O-acyl-N-acetylglucosamine deacetylase → MQTTIRSAISFDGIGLHSGRPARLTIRPAVVNRGIWFKRTDVDLGDTMIPARWDNVVRSPLCTLIQNRAGVSVSTVEHVMAALAGCGVHNALVEIDGPEAPILDGSSVPFVRGILNVGLRAQGAPVRAIEILKPVTVETQGGWARLSPSKTGQGLDMVFRIDFADAAIGVQEKHLNLANGTFVRELSDCRTFCRASDVDAMQKAGKALGGTYENAVVVDGDKVLSPGGFRHADEAVRHKMLDALGDLALAGAPILGLYEGHKAGHAMTNALLHALFADAQAWRFVDCDAATAATLPGAGVVLDEIPAVA, encoded by the coding sequence GTGCAAACAACCATCCGCTCAGCGATCAGCTTCGACGGCATCGGCCTGCATTCCGGCCGACCCGCGCGCCTGACCATCCGTCCGGCGGTGGTGAACCGTGGCATCTGGTTCAAACGTACCGACGTCGACCTTGGCGACACGATGATCCCGGCGCGCTGGGACAACGTCGTGCGCTCTCCGCTCTGCACGCTGATCCAGAACCGGGCGGGTGTCTCCGTCTCGACCGTGGAACACGTCATGGCGGCGCTGGCCGGTTGCGGCGTGCACAACGCGCTGGTCGAGATCGACGGCCCCGAGGCGCCGATCCTCGACGGGTCGAGCGTGCCTTTCGTGCGCGGCATCCTGAACGTGGGCCTGCGGGCGCAGGGCGCCCCCGTGCGCGCCATCGAGATCCTGAAGCCGGTCACCGTGGAAACCCAGGGCGGCTGGGCGCGCCTGTCCCCGTCTAAGACCGGGCAGGGGCTCGACATGGTGTTCCGCATCGACTTTGCCGACGCGGCCATCGGTGTGCAGGAAAAGCACCTGAACCTCGCCAACGGCACCTTCGTGCGCGAGTTGAGCGACTGCCGCACCTTCTGCCGTGCCTCCGACGTGGACGCGATGCAGAAGGCGGGCAAGGCGCTTGGCGGCACCTACGAGAACGCCGTCGTGGTCGATGGTGACAAGGTCCTGTCGCCGGGCGGTTTCCGTCACGCCGACGAGGCCGTGCGCCACAAGATGCTGGACGCGCTGGGGGACCTGGCGCTGGCCGGTGCGCCGATCCTTGGCCTTTACGAAGGGCACAAGGCCGGTCACGCCATGACCAACGCCCTGCTGCACGCGCTGTTCGCCGATGCACAGGCCTGGCGCTTCGTGGACTGCGACGCGGCGACCGCGGCGACGCTGCCGGGCGCAGGTGTCGTGCTGGACGAGATCCCGGCCGTCGCCTGA
- a CDS encoding outer membrane protein assembly factor BamD has translation MTGGRSRALVFGVSVAALLLSGCGELKRKDIGPDGQPLETYTAKQIYERGEYEMSRKDYEDGAFYFGEVERLYPYSDWAKRALIMQAYSYHKNKDYENARAAAQRYIDFYPADDDAAYAQYLLALSYYDQIELVGRDQGLTFQALQALRAVIERYPDSEYARSSILKFDLAFDHLAGKEMEIGRYYLKRDHFGAAISRFRVVVEDFQTTTHTPEALHRLVEAYLSLGLVEEAQTAAAILGYNYQSTDWYEDSYALLTKQGLEPRAFENNWLGKVYRQMVRGQWL, from the coding sequence ATGACAGGGGGCAGATCGCGGGCTTTGGTGTTCGGGGTGAGCGTAGCGGCTCTGCTGTTGTCGGGCTGCGGCGAACTCAAGCGCAAGGACATCGGGCCGGACGGCCAGCCGCTGGAAACCTACACGGCCAAGCAGATCTACGAGCGCGGCGAATACGAGATGTCGCGCAAGGACTACGAGGACGGCGCGTTCTATTTCGGCGAGGTCGAGCGGCTTTATCCCTATTCGGACTGGGCCAAGCGTGCGCTGATCATGCAGGCCTATTCCTACCACAAGAACAAGGACTACGAGAACGCGCGCGCCGCGGCGCAGCGCTATATCGATTTCTATCCGGCGGACGACGACGCGGCCTATGCGCAGTACCTGCTGGCGCTCAGCTACTACGACCAGATCGAGCTGGTGGGCCGGGACCAGGGCCTGACGTTCCAGGCGCTGCAGGCGCTGCGCGCGGTGATCGAGCGTTATCCCGACAGCGAATACGCGCGGTCGTCGATCCTGAAATTCGATCTCGCCTTCGATCACCTCGCCGGCAAGGAGATGGAGATCGGGCGCTACTATCTGAAGCGCGACCACTTCGGCGCCGCCATCTCGCGGTTCCGCGTGGTGGTGGAGGACTTCCAGACCACGACCCACACGCCGGAGGCGCTGCACCGGCTGGTGGAGGCCTACCTGTCGCTGGGTCTGGTGGAAGAGGCGCAGACGGCCGCCGCGATCCTCGGTTACAACTACCAGTCGACCGACTGGTACGAGGACAGCTACGCGCTTCTGACGAAGCAGGGGCTGGAACCGCGTGCGTTCGAAAACAACTGGCTCGGCAAGGTCTATCGTCAGATGGTGCGCGGCCAGTGGCTTTGA